A window from Cryptomeria japonica chromosome 1, Sugi_1.0, whole genome shotgun sequence encodes these proteins:
- the LOC131036291 gene encoding uncharacterized protein LOC131036291 — translation MTTVKKAVQTVLLPLQLSLGIFLIMKTTPLWAVIHCTLAYLLDCLYFPYTDYKQLHGFKGRVFKKVVSHATTAGDVSKAKKQKVPNKPKNLGELIANSEMGRSVSVVYLGQSFELQRMEGDKMQVKIGFERKDGEKISMKVGPAYYITDKMWETVQYIGNLPPETVFVKNHKEIWEEVIAGDIMEFEEVLDSVILDNRAVVRLDHDYFLPINLLLAEDKLQRTLNFVGLFLNTQKQIHWLIPACLSFTAVVMGFSTTLRLSIIDCISKIFCRGVQFLCDLLPLAMRRSAYSWGSWVDRLKPSNDFRSKIVKGDVVVLLAGGAKFDSKSQIQRIIFADCLPLVDEICSVGGPFLFRSDPNCDSNHDSNCDSFYIEWIFDNTKCSLKAGRVASNETRSSLTEVETFIECGDGHCSTKKAIKFLKSGCCMANKSSMADGSHTASVDIDCCKAKESLMADDIHTASLDIDCSSEEAIKLFIFVSYMAELQSGSLKSYDSNSKTVYVRRFIESINAYVRSGYPPLQKLELKGVVVR, via the coding sequence ATGACAACAGTGAAGAAAGCTGTACAGACGGTGTTGCTGCCATTGCAACTTAGCCTTGGAATTTTCCTGATCATGAAGACGACACCTCTTTGGGCGGTCATTCATTGTACCCTTGCCTACTTGCTCGACTGCCTCTATTTCCCTTACACAGATTACAAACAGCTCCATGGATTTAAAGGTCGAGTCTTCAAAAAAGTGGTCTCTCATGCCACTACTGCAGGAGATGTGTCCAAAGCAAAAAAGCAGAAGGTTCCTAACAAACCTAAAAATCTTGGGGAGTTGATCGCAAATTCTGAGATGGGTAGGTCAGTCTCAGTGGTCTACCTGGGTCAGAGTTTTGAACTACAGCGAATGGAAGGAGACAAGATGCaagtgaagattggatttgagcgaaaggatggagagaagatttCAATGAAGGTCGGGCCTGCATATTACATCACAGATAAAATGTGGGAAACTGTGCAGTACATTGGAAATTTGCCTCCAGAGACCGTGTTTGTGAAAAACCATAAAGAGATATGGGAAGAAGTGATCGCGGGCGATATTATGGAGTTTGAAGAAGTGCTTGATTCAGTAATATTGGATAACCGTGCGGTTGTTCGTCTGGACCATGATTACTTTCTGCCTATCAACTTATTATTGGCGGAAGATAAGTTGCAGAGGACTTTAAATTTTGTGGGTTTGTTCCTAAACACTCAAAAGCAAATCCATTGGCTCATTCCTGCATGTCTAAGCTTTACAGCGGTAGTAATGGGGTTCAGCACAACACTGAGGCTGTCTATCATTGACTGCATCAGTAAAATCTTTTGTAGAGGAGTACAGTTTCTGTGTGACCTGCTCCCATTGGCAATGAGGAGGTCGGCATATTCTTGGGGAAGCTGGGTGGACCGCTTGAAGCCCAGTAATGACTTCCGATCAAAGATTGTTAAGGGCGATGTAGTCGTGCTCCTTGCTGGAGGTGCAAAATTTGACTCTAAATCTCAGATTCAGCGTATAATATTCGCTGACTGCTTGCCATTGGTTGATGAGATTTGCTCTGTAGGTGGCCCATTTTTGTTCAGATCTGACCCAAACTGTGACTCAAACCATGATTCAAACTGTGACTCATTTTATATTGAGTGGATCTTTGACAATACTAAATGTTCGTTAAAAGCGGGCCGTGTCGCATCGAACGAGACAAGGTCGTCGTTAACAGAGGTTGAAACTTTTATTGAATGTGGTGATGGACATTGTAGCACGAAGAAAGCTATAAAATTCCTCAAATCTGGTTGTTGCATGGCAAACAAATCATCAATGGCAGATGGTAGTCACACTGCATCAGTGGATATCGATTGTTGCAAGGCAAAGGAATCGTTAATGGCAGATGATATTCATACTGCATCACTGGATATAGATTGTAGCTCTGAGGAGGCCATAAAACTATTTATATTTGTTTCTTACATGGCAGAGCTACAGTCAGGCTCATTGAAATCTTATGACAGCAATTCTAAGACTGTGTATGTCCGCCGTTTCATAGAGTCGATCAACGCATATGTCAGAAGCGGCTATCCACCACTCCAAAAATTAGAGTTGAAGGGTGTAGTTGTCCGCTGA